The genomic region ATGAGGTCGCGGATGGTGACGATGAGCAAACCATGTTCGGCGGCAAAGCGTTCCAGGTCGTCGCGGCGCGCCATGGTGCCGTCGGGGTTCATGATTTCGCAAATCACCCCGCCCGGCGTCAACCCAGCCAGGCGCGTCAGGTCTACGGCGGCTTCGGTATGCCCTGGGCGTTCAAACACGCCGCCGGGACGCGCCCGCAAGGGGAAGACGTGGCCGGGACGCGCCAGGTCGCCCGGACGGGTGTTGGGGTCCACCAAGAGGCGAATGGTGTGGGCACGGTCGGCGGCTGAAATGCCCGTGGTGATGCCATAGCGGGCGTCCACCGCTACCGTGAACGATGTTTCCATGGGCGATGTGTTTTCGCCGCTGACCATGGGGGGGAGTTGCAAGGCGTCCACACGCTCAGGCGGCAACGCCACGCAAATCAAGCCGCGGGCATGCGTTGCCATGAAATTGACGGCTTCGGGGGTGATTTTTTCGGCGGCCATCACCAGGTCGCCTTCGTTTTCGCGGTCTTCATCGTCTACCACAATGATCATTTTGCCATTGCGCAGCGCGTCAAGCGCTTGCTCGATTGATGCGAATGCCATAGGAATGCCTCCTGAAACTGGTTGGTTTAGGGTTGTGTCATGTACTGTTTCACAATGTTGGCGACATACTTGCCCAGAATGTCGGCTTCGAGATTGACGCGCGTCCCTTCGCGATACTCGCCAGCAATGGTATGGGCGAGGGTGTGGGGAATAAACGCCACACTAAACCCATCATCCAAACGTTCGACAACGGTCAGGCTGACGCCATCCACCGCGATAAACCCTTTGGGGACGATGTGCGGAAGCACGTTTTCGGGAGCGCTGAACAGCACCACGCGCGAATCCCCTTCGGTGCGGATATGGCGCACCTCGCCTGTTCCATCCACATGCCCTTGCACAAAATGCCCGCCCATGCGCGAGTGCGGCGTCAGGCTGCGTTCCAAATTGACGCCGCTTCCTACGACCAAATCGCCCAGGTTGGTGCGCCGCAATGTTTCAGGCACCATCTCGACGGTGAAAGTAGTCGGGGTCAGCGCCGTCACAGTAAGGCACGTGCCATTGATGGCGATGCTATCGCCAATTCGGGTGCCTTCAAGCACGGTCTGCGCCTGAACTGTGAGCACCGAGCGCCCTTCGTGATGCTCAATAGCCACAACACGCCCGACTTCTTCAACAATGCCAGTAAACATGTCGCCTCCTTGGTTATTCGTTCTCGGCGTGGGGGTGCCGAACACGTCCACGCACCAAAATATCGTCTCCCAAGCGCTCTACGCGCAGGTCATCCAAACGCCAGGCGTCGGCTACGCGCGCAACGCCATGCCCGCCAACCGGTTGGGGGGCGTGCTCGCCGCCAATCACCATTGGCGCGATAAACGCCACGACTTCATCCACCAAACCGGCGTCAAAGAAACTGCCCAGCACCGTCCCCCCGCCTTCCACAAGCAATGACGTTATCTCACACTTGCCGAGTTCATCCAGCAAAGCGGGCAACGCCACACGCCCATGCACCGACGGACAAACCAGCACATCTACGCCCTGGGCTTCAAGCGCCGCGCGGTGCGACGCCGGCATGGCGGAAGTGGTTGCCACAAGCGTGCGGCCGGGCAACGTGGGCTGAAACACCTCCGCATCCAGCGGCGCGCGTCCACGGCTGTCGAGCACGATACGCACAGGGTGGCGCACATCCGTCGCGTTGGGCAAACGTGTGGTCAAACGGGGGTTGTCCGCCAAGACGGTTTGCACGCCCACCAAAATCGCATCCACTTCGTTGCGCAGGTGGTGCGCGTAGATTCGCGAAGTTTCCCCCGAAATCCAACGCGCATCCCCCGTGTGGGCGGCTATTTTGCCGTCCAGGCTCATCGCGAATTTGGCAATCACCAGGGGGCGGCCAGTCGTCACCCATTTGATGAACGCCGCGTTGAGCGCGCGGGCTTCATCTTCGCACAGCCCCACAGTTGTGCGAATACCGGCGGCTTCCAACGCGGCACGCCCTTTCCCCGCCACACGTGGGTTGGGGTCCAGCATCGCCATGTGGACTTCGGCGACGCCGGCTGCAATCAGCGCGTTGGTGCAGGGCGGCGTCCGGCCATAATGGCAACACGGCTCCAAAGTGACGTAGAGCGTCGCCCCGCGGGCTTCTTCACCAGCCGCCCGCAACGCTTCGATTTCAGCGTGCGGTTCCCCGGCACGGCGGTGATAGCCCTCGCCCACAATGCGCCCATCTTTCACAAGCACCGCCCCCACCATGGGGTTCGGGCTGGTGCGCCCGCGGGCTTGCTCGGCAAGCGCCAGCGCACGGCGCATGAATGGTTCAGACGGCTGTTGTGCATGCATAGTTGCTCCTTATGCAAAAACCCGCGCTCACCTTCGGAGTGCGGGTTTTATGTCAACATAAAAACAGGTGCGTCGCGGCATGCGTTCGGCCTTGGTTGGAAAGGAAAGGCCAAACAACCATTCATGCAGGAATGGCTGAACGCACGCCCATTCAGCAGGCATAATGCGCCTGCCGCGCCGCCACCTTCTCCCATCCGGACTATACCGTCGGCTCCGGCCTCTCACCGGATCCACCGCTTGCGCGGGTCGCGGGCTCGTTCGGTCGCCGCCGAACATACCGCCGGTCGGGAATTGCCATGCACATCTGTGTGCAGGCTCACCCTGCCCCGAAGGTGCGGTGCTGTGGGCTTCACAACACCGGTATGCGATTGTCTTGTCAGGTATGTTGTAGCCGCGATTGGCAGGGTGTCAAGGAAACTGTGCGTCTTAGGGCGAGGATTGATTTTCAAGCGCGTTGAGTTTGTCTTGGAGCGCGCGGTTGTCGGGGTCGCGTTCAAGCGCGGCCTGATAGGCGGCACGCGCCTCGTCAATACGCGCCAACGCTCGCAAAATATCCCCCTTGACGTTGAAGGCATACGCCTGGTTGGGGTTGAGCGCAATGGCGGCATCGAGGCGTGCAAGGGCGGCATCACTTTGCCCCAAAGCATGCAGGGCTTGGGCTTCGCCCACGATTGCCCAGTAGTGTTCGGGGTTGAGCGCCAACGCCGCACGATAAGCAGCCAGCGCGGCTTCGTAGTCGCGCAATTGCCGCAAGACGTTGCCGCGTTGCACGTGTGTTTCAGCCTCAAGATTGGGGCGGTCCCCCCACTCACGCCATTCAAGCGCGCGGTCGTAGGCTTGGAGCGCGCGTTCGGGGTCGCGCAAGCGCGTGCGGTAGAGGTTCCCCAATTCGTAGAGGATGACGCTGCGCG from Ardenticatena maritima harbors:
- a CDS encoding riboflavin synthase, giving the protein MFTGIVEEVGRVVAIEHHEGRSVLTVQAQTVLEGTRIGDSIAINGTCLTVTALTPTTFTVEMVPETLRRTNLGDLVVGSGVNLERSLTPHSRMGGHFVQGHVDGTGEVRHIRTEGDSRVVLFSAPENVLPHIVPKGFIAVDGVSLTVVERLDDGFSVAFIPHTLAHTIAGEYREGTRVNLEADILGKYVANIVKQYMTQP
- the ribD gene encoding bifunctional diaminohydroxyphosphoribosylaminopyrimidine deaminase/5-amino-6-(5-phosphoribosylamino)uracil reductase RibD, which produces MHAQQPSEPFMRRALALAEQARGRTSPNPMVGAVLVKDGRIVGEGYHRRAGEPHAEIEALRAAGEEARGATLYVTLEPCCHYGRTPPCTNALIAAGVAEVHMAMLDPNPRVAGKGRAALEAAGIRTTVGLCEDEARALNAAFIKWVTTGRPLVIAKFAMSLDGKIAAHTGDARWISGETSRIYAHHLRNEVDAILVGVQTVLADNPRLTTRLPNATDVRHPVRIVLDSRGRAPLDAEVFQPTLPGRTLVATTSAMPASHRAALEAQGVDVLVCPSVHGRVALPALLDELGKCEITSLLVEGGGTVLGSFFDAGLVDEVVAFIAPMVIGGEHAPQPVGGHGVARVADAWRLDDLRVERLGDDILVRGRVRHPHAENE